ccctcctcccaccaactcCTCCCGCTCCCTGAGTCCGAAGTTCGCCTGCTTCTCAAAGTGGTTCTGTGTCCCCGCCACCATGGGCTCGGGGGTGGGGCTGATTAAGAAAGGTGCAGCCAGAACTCTCTTTTTGGATGTTTCAGGTAAGAGAAACCAAGCAAATCGAATCCATCCTTCCTATAAAAGTTTATTGTGTAATCTTTTCCAAGAAGTGGTAAGGGCGCTGATTACAGTTACATAAAGATATGAAAcgacagaatataaaaataatttaaacacacATATTAGTAACAAAGCAACAGTTCTTTCTACTAACAACTAGTAGGTAATCTTGCCCAAgattttttaaaggtattaaatatgttttagatAACAGTACATACGGACACACATGTACGAATACActatgctcacacacacacatacacacacgcacacacatatatatacagcTCAAGTGTTTTCTTCTGTGCTTTCCAGCTAACTGATACAACTAaagtagaaaaactgaaaaactagATGCCTGAGTGATCTTAAAGTTGAACAAAACACATATTGATGCAATTTGTGGAGACCTGCTAAGATTTCTCCCCAACCTCCTTGGTTCCTAGCCTTGTCTCTGTGGTTCTCATCTGAACAATTAAATGTGCCTTTCTGATCTGCTCAACGGCGTGCTCACTATGCTGCTAGTGGTGCCGATTGGGGAAGACTCCCTTTACCTGCTCTGAGTGCATCCTATGGACTAGGAAGGGGTGATTCTAAAGCTGAAGCCCTTAGCTTCTGATTACATCTGGCTTATTCTTTGCTTTAGAGCGAGGACCTCCCTGGTGATTTCATAGGGGAGGTCGGCGTTGACTTGGTCTTCCAGGTATCTCTCAATGTCTTCCACTTCCTTCTCCCAGAACTCCTTGGAGATGCTGAAGAGGGCCTCCAGGTTGATGTCCCCCAGGCCTTTCAGATTCAGGGCGTCCTCCTTAGGGATGTAGCCGATGGGCGTGAGCTTGGCGCTGTCCTCCCCATTGATCCGGTTGAACATCCACTCCAGCACTCTGGAGTTCTCACCAAAGCCTGGCCACAGGAATTTGCCTTCCTTGTCCTTCCGGAACCAGTTGACATGGAAGATCTTGGGCAACTTGGCTGCTGGGCGCTGGGCCATGCTCAGCCAGTGAGCCAGGTATCTGCCGAAGTTGTAGCCGAAGAAGGGTCTCATGGCAAAAGGGTCGTGCATGATGACTTTGCCTGTTAAATAGAGGGGCCCTTTGGTCAGTCACGTGCCCGAAGGCATAGGGACATGGTTTATGTGGACACGGCATGCCTGGTTCTCACTTCCTGCCCCTCTCTGTCCCCCACATACAGACACCGAGGGGgcggaggggagggagggagggagggagggcccgAGAGCTCTGACTTCCCCCCGAGTGGTTTCGAGTCCTGACTTGGTTTACCTTTGTGCTCTGCTGCCGCTGTGGCCTCTGACCTCATGGCAGCCCCCACAAACACGCCGTGCTGCCAGCTGAGAGCTTCATAGACCAGAGGGACACCTGGAGGAGGTCAAAAAATTCCTTCAAGGCTGTGACATTCAGACTCGAAGACCAGCGATGTACTTCACACATGAATCGACTTGGCAAAGTGGCATCTTTTTAGTTGTGCGAGTTTACAGAAAACTGCTAAGTCACCATTACACCAACTGAGGCCACAAAGTAAACAGTGAAATCCCATCCAGCCACTTTAGGGCACAGAGCCAGAAAGGCCTGAGGTGACCAACGGGTTGCCTCTACATCGGAGCGTGCCAGTCATTCTGGTTTGGGGGAAAGAAAGCTCCAGATCATTGGCAGCCTCTGACAAGGTCATGGGACGGAGAGATGTCACGGTTGCGTTTCAGTTGCCAACACCCTGTGCCCCACCCGGAGCGGAGGAGAGCTCACCTGCTGGTCTGCGGCCTCCAAAGATGATGCCCTCGATGGGCACACCTTCCGGAGACTCCCAGGCAGCATCGATGATGGGGCACTGGCTGGCCGGTGTGCAGAACCGCGAGTTGGGATGGGCGCAAGGTTCCCCTACGGAAAGAGAGAGAGTTCTTTAGCATCTGGCCCAAACGGGGCACCGGCAGCCCAGAGCGCGCAGCCTGGAGGGGGCTCACCATGCTGCGGGCTCCACTGCTTGTTCTTCCAGGAGGTGATGGTGACGCCTGCGGCCAGCGGCTCATCGATGCCTTCCCAGTAAACACCCCCGTCACTGGTCTCGGCCACGTTGGTGAAGATGGTGTTTCTCTGGATGGTCTTGATGGCATTGGGGTTTGTCTTCACAGAGGTGCCAGGAGCAACACCAAAAAAGCCATTTTCTGGGTTGATAGCCCTTAAGTTACCTGCACAACCAGAGAGGCAGTGGTGAATGCCAAGCATCTGCCCGCTGGATTCCGGACCGAGCCctccccccttttccctccctagACCACACGCCGCCGTTCTCATCAAGCATCCTGGGCCTGAGACTCTCAcaactctttcttcctcttccattttccaCCAACACTATTTTAACAAGTGTTTGCATATGAACAATCGGCAATATGCGGCCCATTGAATCCAGATTGTTAAAGGATGCTCAGCTGGCAGAGTACATATTTCTTAGGTTTTGCAGACTCTGAACTAGCTGATCAATGCACCCAGCCCTGGATTTGGGAGAGCTGGCCATGGTTGAGGTTGCTAACCCACAGAAGTCCAGTTTTTATCACCGGTTTGCCCAAAGAGTCACCTTGGCTGTCAAACTTCATCCAGGCGATATCATCACCCA
The Sciurus carolinensis chromosome 2, mSciCar1.2, whole genome shotgun sequence DNA segment above includes these coding regions:
- the Pck1 gene encoding phosphoenolpyruvate carboxykinase, cytosolic [GTP] translates to MPPQLHNGLDFSAKVVQGTLGSLPQAVREFVETNAKVCQPEHIHICDGSEEENERLLGHMQEQGLIRKLSKYDNCWLALTDPRDVARIESKTVIITQEQRDTVPISKSGLSQLGRWMSEEDFEKAFNARFPGCMTGRTMYVIPFSMGPLGSPLAKIGIELTDSPYVVASMRIMTRMGTRVLEALGDGEFIKCLHSVGCPLPLKKPLVNNWACNPELTLIAHLPDRREIVSFGSGYGGNSLLGKKCFALRMASRLAKEEGWLAEHMLILGITNPAGEKKYLAAAFPSACGKTNLAMMNPTLPGWKIECVGDDIAWMKFDSQGNLRAINPENGFFGVAPGTSVKTNPNAIKTIQRNTIFTNVAETSDGGVYWEGIDEPLAAGVTITSWKNKQWSPQHGEPCAHPNSRFCTPASQCPIIDAAWESPEGVPIEGIIFGGRRPAGVPLVYEALSWQHGVFVGAAMRSEATAAAEHKGKVIMHDPFAMRPFFGYNFGRYLAHWLSMAQRPAAKLPKIFHVNWFRKDKEGKFLWPGFGENSRVLEWMFNRINGEDSAKLTPIGYIPKEDALNLKGLGDINLEALFSISKEFWEKEVEDIERYLEDQVNADLPYEITREVLALKQRISQM